The segment GCGGCGAAAGCTTGCGTACCGAGACGACCCCGGTGACATAGGCGAAGACGGTCGCGATCAGCACGACCCAGCCGAGCAGCAGCCAGGCCTGTACCTCGCCGCCGCCCATGGCCACGGTGGAGCCGAGCAGCCCGGCGTCCATGGTCCAGGGCCGGGCGACGACCGTCAGCACCGCCGCGCCGACCAGCAGCCCGTACGCGATCACCCCGAGCGGATCCGCCCGGGTCTCCTCGTCGCCGCTCCCGTGGTCGGCGAGAATGAAGTAACAGGCCTGGCAGCAGGCCGCGCCGAGGGCCAGCAGCAGACCGAGGGCATCGAAGCTCAGCCCCGCCCACACCTCGACCACACAGGCGAGACCGGCCACCGCGAGCACCACACCGACGGCCGCGGCGCGGGTGACGGGCCGCCGCTGGACGAACCGGATCCACCCCAGGACCAGGGCCGGGCCGAGATATTCGACCAGCAGCGCCACCCCGACCGGGATCCGGGAGATGGAGGCGAAGTAGAAGGCCTGTACGCCCGCGACGGCGAGCAGTCCGAAGCCGAGCAGCAGCACCGGTTTGCGCCGCACCAGATCGCGGTGGCGCCAGGCGAGCGGCAGCATCACCAGCGCCGCGCCGGTCACCCGTAGCCACACCACGTGCAGCGGATCAAGACCCGCCTCGATGAGCGGCTTCGCCGCCACACCCGAACCGCCGAACGCGAGGGCGGAGGCCAGGGCGATGCCCAGGCCGCTTTTTCTCCCGGAAGTCGCCTGCATCGGCACATCATGCCAGCAGCCGTCATGAGCGTCGACCCGGTGACGCATGTCGAGATGGTACGGGGTCCCCCGGGCCGTACACCCCTCGTACCGCCGCCGCCGACGGACCCTCACCCGGCGGATCCCGCAACGCGCGAGACGTTCTCCCGGCCCGCTCAGAGCAGGTCGGGAACCCCGCCGCCGGCCCGGTCGCCGAGCGGCTCCGGATCCACCCCGGCCCGCCGCAGCACCTCCACCGCCCGGCACCCCGGGTCGGCCACCAGCGCGGCGAGCAGATCGACTCCGGCGGCCCGCCCCGCACCCCGCCGAGCGGCCCGCGCCAGCGCACCGTCCACCGCGCCGACCGCCGAGGGGGACCAGGCCCCGCCGCCCGCGGTCCGCGGCAGCGGCAGACGCACGACCGGCACCGCGCCCGAATCCTCCACCGCGCCGCGCCAGCGCAGCCCGTACCCGATGCTGCGCTGGGCGAGATACCCACGGACCCGGGCGACCCTCGATACGGAACCGAGCGCGGCCCGCGCCTCCGGATCGGCTTCCAGGAGGGAGTGCAGCAGATGCGCGGTGTCGATCTGGCGGTCCCCGTCCCGCAGGGCCCGGCGGCGCGCACCCGCCACCACCGACGCGAGTTCGGGCGTGAGCCGCCCTTCGGGATCGGTATGCGGTACGGGGAACGGGCGGGGCAGTCGCGGGACGGAGTTCTGCACAACTCCCACCCCATCAGTCAACAGCCATGAAAGCGTCCCCGTCCGGGGCTATTCGCCCATCCCACAGAAGTTGGGCACACCTGACCCATTCCTCCCCCTTGAGGATGAGATCGCGACACCTTCCCACGGAGCCCGCGCGCCGCCTTGCCCGAGCGCGCCCCTTGCGCCCCGTATGCCCCATCAGGTCGCCTCGGGCAAGCAACCCGGCCCGCCGGAAACACGTCCCCCGGGACATGTTCTGGTTGGTCACCCTGCCCGCCGCGGACGGACGGGAGTACGTGTACCGGGTGTACGCACCCGCCGAGGCACTGCGCGCGGATGTCTTCTGGGCCGCCTTCCACTGCCATGACGAGGGCCCCCACCCCCGGGCGTCCGACCGCTTCGACGCCGCGGTGATCCGGCGGCACGCACTGATCGAACAGCGCCGGCCCCGCGCTCATTGAATGTTCGAGGCGATCCGGCTACGTTCCGCGCACCGTGACCCGACAGGGAGGGGTGGCCGCATGGCCGAAGTCAGCGCCGAGGCCCGGATCGAGGCACCGGCCGAGCGGATCTGGGCCCGACTGACGGACTTCGCCGTGTACGAACGGTGGAACGTCCTGCACACCGGTTTCCCGCAGGGGGCGCCCACCGCCCTGGAATCGGGGACCACGTACCAGGAGAACATGAGGCTCATGGGCTTCCCGGCCGAGGTGACATGGACGGTGGCGGAGTTCGAGCCCGGCCGGGTGCTGGGCGTCCGGGGCCGGGGCCCGATGGGCGTGAACATCGGCAACCGCTACTCGCTGACGCCCGACGGAACGGCGACCGTCGTCAGGATCGACGGGGAGTTCACGGGGGCGGCGGTCTCGCTCATGTCGGGCAAGCTCCAGGACTCGGCGACCGCCGCGCTCAACGAATCACTGGAGAAACTGGCCGGGCTGGTCACCTGACGCCGGTCCGGACGGACCCGCGGGCAGGTCCGGCCAGGGACCGGAGCGCGCGCCGCGACACCGGGCCCGGCAGCGAGGGAGCAGTGCGTCCTCCGCCCGTCGGGCGCGGCGCCGAGGCCCTGGGACTCTCCGCCTCACCCCGGCCCCCGCGAGCCGTCCGCGCCACGGCCAAAACCGCGCTACGGGGTCCCGCGCACATCGCGCGGGACCCCGTAGGCCCTCTCCGTACATCCCGGCGCGCTCCGGCCGCCGGGACCGCTCTCAACGCTCGTCGGCAAGGATGAGGTAGAGCTTCTTCCGGCTCTCGTTGATGACCTCGAGCGCCTTCTGGCGCTGCTCGGCGCTGCCGGTCTTCCAGACCTGCCCGAAAGCCTCCATCAGCCCCCAGCCCGCCTGCCGTATTTCGTTGACCGTGTCCCAGTCGACCCCGCGGCCGACCTCCTCCCACGGAGCCTCCGGCCCGGCCTCGGCCTCGGTGCGTCCGGCGTCGGTGAGGGTGAAGAGCTTCTTGCCGCCTTCACTCGCACTGACGATCAGACCCTCGTCCTCCAGCAGCTGGAGGGTCGGGTAGACGGAGCCGGGGCTGGGCTTCCACGCGCCGCCGCTCCGCTCCCCGATCTCCTGGATCATCTCGTAACCGTGCATCGGCCGGTCCCGCAGCAGCGCCAGGATGGACGCACGCACATCACCGCGCCGGGCCCTTCCCCGGCCACCGCCACCGCGGCCCCGGCCACCGCCGAACGGACCGCCGAAGGGCGGGCCGAACTGCCCGAACGCCCCCCGGCGACCCTCGGCGCCACCCCGGCCCCGATGTCCGGGGCCGCACTGTCGGCCGTGTTCGCTGTCGTCCCGATAGGAACCCATCACGACACTCCTTCCATCGTTGATCCATCGCGATGCTTCAACGATATATCGGAACCTGTCGCCGAACAACCCCCCGACATGAATGGCCCGGCTCCCGGACCTCTGCGGAAATCGGGCCGCCGACCGGCGATTGGCCTTGGCGGGCGCGGCCGGACCGCCCGTACGGTCGGCCCATGAGAATCCGATTCGTGGACGCCTTCACCCCCCGGCCCTTCGGGGGCAATCCCGCGGCCGTCGTCCTCCTGCCCAACGCCTCGGCGTTCCCCGACGACGGCACGCTCCAGCAGATCGCGGCCGAGGTGAATCTCTCCGAGACGGCCTACGCCCACCCGCTGCCCGACGGCACGCCCGACGCCGAC is part of the Streptomyces qinzhouensis genome and harbors:
- a CDS encoding EamA family transporter, producing MQATSGRKSGLGIALASALAFGGSGVAAKPLIEAGLDPLHVVWLRVTGAALVMLPLAWRHRDLVRRKPVLLLGFGLLAVAGVQAFYFASISRIPVGVALLVEYLGPALVLGWIRFVQRRPVTRAAAVGVVLAVAGLACVVEVWAGLSFDALGLLLALGAACCQACYFILADHGSGDEETRADPLGVIAYGLLVGAAVLTVVARPWTMDAGLLGSTVAMGGGEVQAWLLLGWVVLIATVFAYVTGVVSVRKLSPQVAGVVACLEAVVATVLAWVLLREHLSLPQIVGGALVLTGAFIAQSQAPKAPSGPIASGGGAGGAEPVTAGLRPDTEGELSAGRSGA
- a CDS encoding Clp protease N-terminal domain-containing protein; the protein is MQNSVPRLPRPFPVPHTDPEGRLTPELASVVAGARRRALRDGDRQIDTAHLLHSLLEADPEARAALGSVSRVARVRGYLAQRSIGYGLRWRGAVEDSGAVPVVRLPLPRTAGGGAWSPSAVGAVDGALARAARRGAGRAAGVDLLAALVADPGCRAVEVLRRAGVDPEPLGDRAGGGVPDLL
- a CDS encoding type II toxin-antitoxin system Rv0910 family toxin; the protein is MAEVSAEARIEAPAERIWARLTDFAVYERWNVLHTGFPQGAPTALESGTTYQENMRLMGFPAEVTWTVAEFEPGRVLGVRGRGPMGVNIGNRYSLTPDGTATVVRIDGEFTGAAVSLMSGKLQDSATAALNESLEKLAGLVT
- a CDS encoding PadR family transcriptional regulator, whose translation is MGSYRDDSEHGRQCGPGHRGRGGAEGRRGAFGQFGPPFGGPFGGGRGRGGGGRGRARRGDVRASILALLRDRPMHGYEMIQEIGERSGGAWKPSPGSVYPTLQLLEDEGLIVSASEGGKKLFTLTDAGRTEAEAGPEAPWEEVGRGVDWDTVNEIRQAGWGLMEAFGQVWKTGSAEQRQKALEVINESRKKLYLILADER